One genomic segment of Alicycliphilus denitrificans K601 includes these proteins:
- a CDS encoding acetyl/propionyl/methylcrotonyl-CoA carboxylase subunit alpha — protein sequence MRFDTLLVANRGEIALRILRTARRMGLRTVAVYSDADAHGPHVRAADMAVHIGPTPADQSYRNGAALIEACRRTGAQAIHPGYGFLSENAEFAQAVADAGLVFVGPSARVIALMGNKAQAKQAMQAAGVPTVPGEQGCATQEQIAAAARRIGFPVILKAAAGGGGRGMRVVREAGDLAEMFRQAQSEAAGAFGSGEIIIERAIERGRHIEVQVLCDEHGRCLHLGERDCSTQRRFQKLIEEAPSPAVDAPLREAMGQVARQACEAIGYTGVGTLEFLLDDQKRFYFMEMNTRLQVEHGVTELVTGLDLVEQQIRVAQGEALTFGQQDVRLKGHAIELRLCAEDPWAGFLPQVGTVGEWQAPAGIRTDSALASGMAISPFYDSMVAKLMAWGESREACIAQLARACERTTALGVRTNLGFLARCLRHPRFAQGQVTTDFLAQEDLQQPFWRRAPSAHALAAAALVLGGAVKTAMAGPAERLGGRSLWLRDATAGADGKAVQCTLASGAAGLVLQCSERAPGKAAAEDAQASSWQIAHLRWHDEAGGARLGLAIDGIYRELACWQEAAGRLWVQDGADAFVFERVERFEAAGARQGSGLLRAPMSGRVIAVLAGEGQSVAQGDPLVVIESMKMEMPLAAPCAGRIARLHVGEGQQLDAGQAVLEVDSEEEKETP from the coding sequence ATGCGTTTCGACACGCTGCTCGTGGCCAACCGGGGCGAGATCGCCCTGCGCATTCTGCGCACTGCGCGGCGCATGGGCCTGCGCACGGTGGCCGTGTATTCCGACGCCGACGCGCACGGCCCGCACGTGCGCGCGGCGGACATGGCCGTGCACATAGGCCCCACGCCGGCCGACCAGAGCTACCGCAACGGCGCCGCGCTGATCGAGGCCTGCCGCCGCACCGGCGCCCAGGCCATCCACCCGGGCTACGGCTTTCTGTCCGAGAACGCCGAGTTCGCGCAGGCCGTGGCCGATGCGGGCCTGGTCTTCGTCGGCCCCTCGGCGCGGGTGATCGCGCTGATGGGCAACAAGGCCCAGGCCAAGCAGGCCATGCAGGCCGCGGGCGTGCCCACGGTGCCGGGCGAGCAGGGCTGCGCCACGCAGGAGCAGATCGCCGCGGCGGCGCGGCGCATCGGCTTTCCGGTCATCCTCAAGGCCGCGGCCGGTGGCGGCGGGCGCGGCATGCGCGTGGTGCGCGAGGCGGGCGACCTGGCCGAGATGTTCCGCCAGGCGCAGTCCGAGGCGGCGGGCGCCTTCGGCTCCGGCGAGATCATCATCGAGCGCGCGATCGAGCGTGGCCGCCACATCGAGGTGCAGGTGCTGTGCGACGAGCACGGCCGCTGCCTGCACCTGGGCGAGCGCGATTGCTCCACGCAGCGGCGCTTCCAGAAGCTGATCGAGGAGGCGCCTTCGCCCGCGGTCGATGCCCCACTGCGCGAGGCCATGGGCCAGGTGGCGCGCCAGGCCTGCGAGGCCATCGGCTACACCGGCGTGGGCACGCTGGAGTTTCTGCTCGACGACCAGAAGCGCTTCTACTTCATGGAGATGAACACCCGCCTGCAGGTGGAGCACGGCGTGACCGAGCTGGTCACGGGGCTGGACCTGGTGGAGCAGCAGATCCGCGTGGCCCAGGGCGAGGCCCTGACCTTCGGCCAGCAGGACGTACGGCTCAAGGGCCACGCGATCGAGCTGCGCCTGTGCGCCGAAGACCCCTGGGCCGGATTTTTGCCGCAGGTGGGCACCGTGGGCGAGTGGCAAGCGCCCGCCGGCATCCGCACCGACAGCGCGCTGGCGAGCGGCATGGCGATCAGCCCGTTCTACGACTCGATGGTCGCCAAGCTCATGGCCTGGGGCGAGAGCCGTGAGGCCTGCATCGCCCAGCTGGCGCGCGCCTGCGAGCGCACCACGGCGCTGGGCGTGCGCACCAACCTGGGGTTCCTGGCGCGCTGCCTGCGGCACCCGCGCTTCGCGCAAGGCCAGGTGACCACGGACTTCCTGGCGCAAGAGGACCTGCAGCAGCCGTTCTGGCGGCGCGCGCCCTCGGCGCACGCGCTGGCCGCGGCGGCGCTGGTGCTGGGCGGCGCGGTGAAGACCGCCATGGCCGGGCCGGCGGAGCGCCTGGGCGGGCGCTCGCTGTGGCTGCGCGACGCCACCGCCGGCGCCGACGGCAAGGCCGTGCAATGCACGCTGGCGTCCGGTGCCGCGGGCCTGGTGCTGCAGTGCAGCGAACGTGCGCCGGGCAAGGCAGCAGCCGAGGATGCGCAGGCATCCAGTTGGCAGATAGCCCATCTGCGCTGGCACGACGAGGCAGGCGGCGCCCGCCTGGGGCTGGCCATCGACGGCATCTACCGCGAGCTGGCGTGCTGGCAGGAGGCCGCGGGCCGGCTGTGGGTGCAGGACGGCGCCGACGCCTTCGTCTTCGAGCGCGTCGAGCGCTTCGAGGCCGCCGGCGCCCGGCAGGGCAGCGGCCTGCTGCGCGCGCCCATGAGCGGCCGCGTGATCGCGGTGCTCGCAGGCGAGGGGCAGAGCGTGGCGCAGGGCGATCCGCTGGTCGTCATCGAGTCCATGAAGATGGAAATGCCGCTGGCCGCGCCCTGCGCGGGCCGCATCGCGCGGCTGCACGTGGGCGAGGGCCAGCAGCTCGACGCCGGCCAGGCCGTCCTGGAAGTGGACAGTGAAGAGGAGAAGGAGACGCCATGA
- a CDS encoding acyl-CoA dehydrogenase family protein, whose product MMTSDHIALQDSVRKLIEREIEPHVDEWEAAEIFPAHEVFKKLGSAGFLGVNKPVEFGGMGLDYSYEIAFCEAIGGISSGGVGMAIAVQTDMATPALTHFGSDELRELFLKPTVAGDMVVCLGVSESGAGSDVASLKTTARKDGDDYVINGSKMWITNGTQADWMCLLANTSEGDVHRNKSLICLPLRENGKLRPGISMQKIKKVGMWASDTAQVFFDEVRVPQRYRIGEEGKGFTYQMRQFQEERLSGATRRVTALSNVIDETIAYTRQRKAFGRSILDNQAVHFRLAELKTEVEMLRSLIYRAAQVHMGGGDMTELASMAKLKAGRLCREVTDSCLQYWGGMGFTWENKVSRAWRDLRLISIGGGADEIMLTIICKHMGILPKRA is encoded by the coding sequence ATGATGACTTCCGACCATATCGCCCTGCAGGACAGCGTGCGCAAGCTGATCGAGCGCGAGATCGAGCCGCACGTGGACGAGTGGGAGGCGGCCGAGATCTTCCCCGCGCACGAGGTGTTCAAGAAGCTGGGCTCGGCCGGCTTCCTGGGCGTGAACAAGCCCGTGGAGTTTGGCGGCATGGGGCTGGACTACAGCTACGAGATCGCCTTCTGCGAGGCCATCGGCGGCATCAGCTCGGGCGGCGTGGGCATGGCCATCGCGGTGCAGACCGACATGGCGACGCCGGCGCTCACGCATTTCGGCTCGGACGAGCTGCGCGAGTTGTTCCTCAAACCCACGGTGGCGGGCGACATGGTGGTGTGCCTGGGCGTCTCCGAATCGGGCGCGGGCTCGGACGTGGCATCGCTCAAGACCACGGCGCGCAAGGACGGCGACGACTACGTCATCAACGGCTCCAAGATGTGGATCACCAACGGCACGCAGGCCGACTGGATGTGCCTGCTGGCCAACACTAGCGAGGGCGACGTGCACCGCAACAAGTCGCTCATCTGCCTGCCGCTGCGCGAGAACGGCAAGCTGCGCCCCGGCATCAGCATGCAGAAGATCAAGAAGGTGGGCATGTGGGCGTCCGACACCGCGCAGGTCTTCTTCGACGAGGTGCGCGTGCCGCAGCGCTACCGCATCGGCGAGGAGGGCAAGGGCTTCACCTACCAGATGCGCCAGTTCCAGGAAGAGCGCCTGAGCGGCGCGACGCGGCGCGTGACGGCGCTGTCCAACGTCATCGACGAGACCATCGCGTACACGCGCCAGCGCAAGGCCTTCGGCCGCTCCATCCTCGACAACCAGGCGGTGCACTTTCGCCTGGCCGAGCTCAAGACCGAGGTGGAGATGCTGCGCTCGCTGATCTACCGCGCGGCTCAGGTGCACATGGGTGGCGGCGACATGACCGAGCTGGCCTCGATGGCGAAACTGAAGGCCGGGCGCCTGTGCCGCGAGGTGACGGACTCGTGCCTGCAGTACTGGGGCGGCATGGGCTTCACCTGGGAGAACAAGGTCTCGCGCGCCTGGCGCGACCTGCGCCTGATCTCGATCGGCGGCGGGGCCGACGAGATCATGCTGACCATCATCTGCAAGCACATGGGTATTTTGCCCAAGCGGGCCTGA
- a CDS encoding acyl-CoA carboxylase subunit beta, which produces MAEKTGTGQASGGAQRNRAHMLERIDEVRRLEQRAVERSARSARHFHAQGKLLPRERLAHLLDADRPFYELMTLSGYCGLEDPNPATSVPGSALIVGIGHISGVRCMVAVNDSGISAGAMQALTGQKLIRAQEIALAQKLPFVQLVESAGGNLRKYRVERFVVGGGMFYSLARLSAAGLPVVALIHGSSAAGGAYLPGLSDYVVMVRGQAHAYLAGPSLLKAATGEEASDEELGGADMHAAVSGLADYVADNDLDGIMRVREIMQRIGWHGAPAPQAAPPLHDADELLAIMPADMRTPVDMREVIARLVDGSEFHAFKERFGPATVCGYAAIEGHAVGILTNNGPLDSDGSNKAAQFIQLCVQLGRPLVFLQNITGFMVGRRHEEAGMIKHGAKLIQALSNAPVPRFTVLCGASYGAGNYGMCGRAFKPDLLFSWPNARTAVMGGEQAAMTMRTVAENAARRGGKDVDEQALAAESRAIVHTFESQSSAIHTSSLLLDDGVIDPRETRAWLGMALATAFDARERAVQPMQFGVARL; this is translated from the coding sequence ATGGCAGAGAAGACCGGCACCGGTCAGGCATCGGGCGGCGCGCAGCGCAACCGCGCGCACATGCTCGAACGCATCGACGAGGTGAGACGGCTGGAGCAGCGGGCGGTGGAGCGCTCCGCGCGCTCGGCCCGGCATTTCCATGCGCAGGGCAAGCTGCTGCCGCGCGAGCGGCTCGCGCATCTGCTCGATGCCGACAGGCCCTTCTATGAGCTGATGACGTTGTCGGGCTACTGCGGCCTGGAGGATCCCAACCCGGCGACCAGCGTGCCCGGCAGCGCGCTGATCGTGGGCATAGGCCACATCAGCGGCGTGCGCTGCATGGTGGCGGTCAACGATTCGGGCATCAGCGCCGGCGCGATGCAGGCGCTCACGGGGCAGAAGCTCATCCGTGCGCAGGAGATTGCGCTGGCCCAGAAGCTGCCCTTCGTGCAGCTGGTGGAGAGCGCGGGCGGCAACCTGCGCAAGTACCGGGTCGAGCGCTTCGTCGTGGGCGGCGGCATGTTCTACAGCCTGGCGCGGCTGTCGGCCGCGGGGCTGCCGGTGGTGGCGCTGATCCACGGCTCGTCGGCGGCCGGCGGTGCCTACCTGCCGGGCCTGTCGGACTACGTGGTGATGGTGCGCGGCCAGGCCCATGCCTACCTGGCCGGGCCGTCGCTGCTCAAGGCCGCCACCGGCGAGGAGGCGAGCGACGAGGAGCTGGGCGGCGCCGACATGCACGCCGCCGTGTCGGGCCTGGCCGACTACGTGGCCGACAACGACCTGGACGGCATCATGCGCGTGCGCGAGATCATGCAGCGCATCGGCTGGCATGGCGCGCCCGCGCCGCAGGCGGCGCCCCCGCTGCACGACGCCGACGAGCTGCTCGCCATCATGCCCGCCGACATGCGCACGCCCGTGGACATGCGCGAGGTGATCGCGCGGCTGGTGGACGGCTCGGAGTTCCACGCGTTCAAGGAGCGGTTCGGCCCGGCCACGGTGTGCGGCTACGCGGCCATCGAGGGGCATGCGGTGGGCATCCTGACCAACAACGGCCCGCTGGACAGCGACGGCTCCAACAAGGCGGCGCAGTTCATCCAGCTGTGCGTGCAGCTGGGCCGGCCGCTGGTCTTCCTGCAGAACATCACCGGCTTCATGGTGGGGCGCAGGCACGAGGAGGCCGGCATGATCAAGCACGGCGCCAAGCTCATCCAGGCGCTGTCGAACGCGCCGGTGCCGCGCTTCACGGTGCTGTGCGGCGCCTCGTACGGCGCGGGCAACTACGGCATGTGCGGGCGCGCCTTCAAGCCCGACCTGCTGTTCTCCTGGCCCAACGCCAGGACGGCGGTGATGGGCGGCGAGCAGGCCGCGATGACCATGCGCACCGTGGCCGAGAACGCCGCCCGGCGCGGCGGCAAGGATGTCGACGAACAGGCGCTGGCGGCCGAGAGCCGGGCCATCGTCCATACCTTCGAGTCGCAGTCCAGCGCCATCCACACCAGCAGCCTGCTGCTGGACGATGGGGTGATCGACCCGCGCGAGACCCGCGCCTGGCTGGGCATGGCGCTGGCCACTGCCTTTGACGCCCGCGAGCGCGCGGTGCAGCCCATGCAGTTCGGCGTGGCGCGCCTGTAG
- a CDS encoding acylphosphatase translates to MSQANATIARHLHIHGRVQGVYYRQSMIEAARRLGVRGWVRNRSDGSVEALAAGPAPAVQVLIDWARAGPPAARVERVDVQEADAAQLSGLPAGFDRRETL, encoded by the coding sequence ATGTCCCAAGCCAATGCCACCATTGCCCGGCACCTGCACATCCATGGACGGGTGCAGGGCGTGTACTACCGCCAGTCCATGATCGAGGCCGCCCGGCGCCTGGGCGTGCGGGGCTGGGTGCGCAACCGCAGCGACGGCAGCGTGGAGGCCCTGGCCGCCGGCCCCGCCCCGGCCGTGCAGGTGCTCATCGACTGGGCCCGCGCGGGCCCGCCCGCTGCGCGCGTGGAGCGCGTGGACGTGCAGGAGGCGGACGCGGCGCAGCTGTCCGGCCTGCCCGCGGGCTTCGATCGCCGCGAGACCCTTTGA
- a CDS encoding ATP-binding protein gives MHAPRKALPAIDPDRCTGCGWCVAACPPHVLSLQVQGMERFGAKRSVLHDAPGCTGCALCALRCPFDAIRMVRTTARRGEHGQDIEAKVD, from the coding sequence ATGCACGCACCGCGCAAGGCACTGCCCGCCATCGACCCGGACCGCTGCACCGGCTGCGGCTGGTGCGTGGCCGCCTGTCCGCCGCACGTGCTGTCGCTGCAGGTGCAGGGCATGGAGCGCTTCGGCGCCAAGCGCTCGGTGCTGCACGACGCGCCAGGCTGCACCGGCTGCGCGCTGTGTGCCCTGCGCTGCCCGTTCGACGCCATCCGCATGGTGCGCACCACGGCGCGCCGCGGCGAGCACGGCCAAGACATCGAGGCCAAAGTGGATTAA
- a CDS encoding homoserine dehydrogenase — protein sequence MFLEPQPSLLPETRAHAPATPPALRVGMIGMGTVGAGVWRVLRRNQALIAARAGRPIDIVAVAARTPARAAAVLEGAPGVRLLADPMRLATDPGVDVVLELAGGSGAARGWVLAALAHGKHVVTANKALLAEHGEELATVAARHGRTLAYEAAVAGGVPVVKALREGLAANRIHALAGVLNGTSNYILTRMQAGGLDLAAALAEAQALGYAEADPALDVDGTDAAHKLALLAANAFGMPVRLDAVHVEGLRGLRQGDVAAAAQLGYAVRLLAIARRGAEGVELRVHPALVPERHALARLSGAANGLLVQGDAAGEAFYGGAGAGGEPTASAVLADLVDLARLPAGAHARAGVPTLGVHSRAAEQPAPLPMAQVRTRHFLRLLPGPALNEAEALRLLARAGLSVQRRAWGPAPEGGAAPTLLLLTAPAPDAVAAHAAARLHERTGAIVRRLRVEDFSSPEYA from the coding sequence ATGTTCCTAGAACCCCAGCCCAGCCTCTTGCCCGAAACGCGCGCCCACGCGCCGGCCACGCCCCCTGCCCTGCGTGTGGGCATGATCGGCATGGGCACCGTGGGCGCCGGCGTGTGGCGCGTGCTGCGGCGCAACCAGGCGCTGATCGCGGCGCGCGCGGGGCGGCCCATCGACATCGTCGCCGTGGCCGCGCGCACCCCCGCCCGGGCGGCGGCCGTGCTGGAGGGCGCGCCGGGCGTGCGCCTGCTGGCCGACCCCATGCGGCTGGCCACCGATCCCGGCGTGGACGTGGTGCTGGAGCTGGCCGGCGGCAGCGGCGCCGCGCGCGGCTGGGTGCTGGCCGCGCTGGCCCACGGCAAGCACGTGGTGACGGCCAACAAGGCCCTGCTGGCCGAGCATGGCGAGGAGCTGGCCACGGTGGCCGCGCGCCATGGCCGCACGCTGGCCTACGAGGCGGCCGTGGCCGGCGGCGTGCCCGTCGTCAAGGCGCTACGCGAGGGCCTGGCGGCCAACCGTATCCACGCGCTGGCGGGCGTGCTCAACGGCACCAGCAACTACATCCTCACGCGCATGCAGGCGGGCGGCCTGGACCTGGCCGCCGCGCTGGCCGAGGCCCAGGCCCTGGGCTACGCCGAGGCCGACCCGGCCCTCGACGTGGACGGCACCGACGCCGCCCACAAGCTCGCGCTGCTGGCCGCCAACGCCTTCGGCATGCCCGTGCGGCTGGACGCGGTGCACGTGGAGGGCCTGCGCGGCCTGCGGCAGGGCGACGTGGCGGCGGCCGCGCAGCTGGGCTATGCGGTCAGGCTGCTGGCCATCGCGCGCCGCGGCGCGGAAGGTGTTGAGCTGCGCGTGCATCCCGCCCTGGTGCCGGAGCGCCACGCGCTGGCGCGGCTTTCCGGCGCGGCCAACGGCCTGCTAGTGCAGGGCGATGCCGCCGGGGAAGCGTTCTACGGCGGCGCGGGCGCAGGCGGCGAACCCACGGCCTCGGCCGTGCTGGCCGACCTGGTGGACCTGGCGCGGCTGCCCGCGGGCGCCCACGCGCGCGCCGGCGTGCCCACGCTGGGCGTGCACAGCCGCGCGGCGGAGCAGCCCGCGCCGCTGCCCATGGCGCAGGTGCGCACGCGCCATTTCCTGCGCCTGCTGCCGGGCCCGGCGCTGAACGAGGCCGAGGCGCTGCGCCTGCTGGCGCGCGCGGGCCTGTCCGTGCAGCGCCGCGCCTGGGGCCCGGCGCCGGAGGGCGGCGCGGCGCCCACGCTGCTGCTGCTCACCGCACCCGCCCCGGACGCCGTGGCCGCGCACGCGGCCGCGCGGCTGCACGAGCGCACCGGCGCCATAGTGCGGCGGCTGCGGGTGGAGGACTTCAGTTCTCCGGAATATGCATGA
- the dinG gene encoding ATP-dependent DNA helicase DinG: protein MSTQPWAGQALQSFEAVVQSTAGFRVREGQRRMAEQVAQTFAQAQLGKLEDEDSQPRRAIAVVQAGTGVGKSLAYSVPAIAMALARGTRVLISTATVALQEQLVHKDLPALAARMEQPFQFALAKGRGRYVCKLKLERLAGGAAGGEDGVPDDDLFPEEAAAQRQRPRHDAEARMRFYASMADALATGGWDGDRDTLDSPPEPEAWSPVAAEASSCTGKHCPLFSQCTYYERRKALVAAQVIVANHDLLLSSLGARLLPELDNCLLVIDEAHHLPATALQQFACEADLSRLTWIDKLASRALRIGQLVEVEEIADIPNHAARLRAALQDAARLVMDLYGEQLRAPLPGRRQFSASMPTRARVQGGVLPEALAEPFSQAAHHAGGFLDALRAIAKALRGEMRDKPDEARRLSQLYAQIGALAPRLEGVHAAAQLLLQDAPDGAVPAAKWFTLETDGDFIVVRAHASPVLPGSTLQNHLWSAVRGAVLTSATLTGCGQFDFFLREAGLWGDDAVTTLAVPSPFDYALQGTLVATETRAEPRDAQAFTAEMVDALLSDLALVEAGALVLFTSREQMRQAVDLLPTAMRGAVLVQNTLPRPQLLARHRERVADGLPSIIFGMQSFGEGLDLPGRLCESLFITKLPFAPPDDPVGEARAEWLRGAGRDPFSELVVPATAIRLAQWVGRAIRTEEDRAHVYCYDKRLVRTGYGQRLLAGLPPFALQRRAA from the coding sequence ATGTCCACGCAGCCATGGGCCGGCCAGGCCCTGCAATCGTTCGAGGCGGTAGTGCAGTCCACCGCCGGCTTTCGCGTGCGCGAGGGCCAGCGGCGCATGGCCGAGCAGGTGGCGCAGACCTTCGCCCAGGCGCAGCTGGGCAAGCTGGAGGACGAGGACTCCCAGCCCCGGCGCGCCATCGCCGTGGTGCAGGCCGGCACGGGCGTGGGCAAGTCGCTGGCCTACAGCGTGCCGGCCATCGCCATGGCGCTGGCGCGCGGCACGCGCGTGCTGATCTCCACGGCCACGGTGGCGCTGCAGGAGCAGCTGGTGCACAAGGACCTGCCGGCGCTCGCCGCGCGCATGGAGCAGCCCTTCCAGTTCGCGCTGGCCAAGGGGCGCGGGCGCTACGTGTGCAAGCTCAAGCTGGAGCGCCTGGCCGGCGGCGCCGCGGGCGGCGAGGATGGGGTGCCCGACGACGACCTGTTCCCCGAAGAGGCCGCGGCGCAGCGACAGCGGCCGCGCCACGACGCCGAGGCGCGCATGCGCTTCTACGCCAGCATGGCCGACGCGCTGGCCACGGGCGGCTGGGACGGCGACCGCGACACCCTGGACAGCCCGCCCGAGCCGGAGGCCTGGAGCCCGGTGGCGGCCGAGGCGAGCTCGTGCACCGGCAAGCATTGCCCGCTGTTCAGCCAGTGCACCTACTACGAGCGGCGCAAGGCCCTGGTGGCGGCGCAGGTCATCGTGGCCAACCACGACCTGCTGCTGTCGTCGCTGGGCGCGCGGCTGCTGCCCGAGCTCGACAACTGCCTGCTCGTGATCGATGAGGCGCACCACCTGCCCGCCACGGCGCTGCAGCAATTCGCCTGCGAGGCCGACCTCTCGCGCCTGACCTGGATCGACAAGCTCGCCAGTCGCGCGCTGCGCATAGGCCAGCTGGTGGAGGTGGAGGAGATCGCCGACATCCCCAACCATGCCGCGCGCCTGCGCGCCGCGCTGCAGGACGCGGCGCGGCTGGTCATGGACCTGTACGGCGAACAGCTGCGCGCTCCCTTGCCGGGCCGCCGGCAGTTCAGCGCCTCCATGCCCACGCGAGCCCGCGTGCAGGGCGGCGTGCTGCCCGAGGCGCTCGCCGAGCCCTTCTCCCAGGCCGCGCACCATGCCGGGGGCTTTCTGGATGCCCTGCGCGCCATTGCCAAGGCGCTGCGCGGCGAGATGCGCGACAAGCCAGACGAGGCACGGCGCCTGTCGCAGCTGTACGCGCAGATCGGCGCGCTGGCACCGCGGCTGGAAGGCGTGCACGCCGCGGCCCAGCTGCTGCTGCAGGACGCGCCCGACGGGGCGGTGCCCGCCGCGAAGTGGTTCACGCTGGAGACCGACGGCGACTTCATCGTCGTGCGCGCGCACGCCAGCCCCGTGCTGCCCGGGTCCACGCTGCAGAACCACCTGTGGTCGGCCGTGCGCGGGGCGGTGCTCACATCGGCCACGCTCACGGGCTGCGGGCAGTTCGACTTCTTCCTGCGCGAAGCCGGCCTGTGGGGCGACGATGCCGTGACCACGCTGGCCGTGCCCAGCCCCTTCGACTACGCGCTGCAGGGCACGCTGGTGGCCACCGAGACCCGGGCCGAGCCGCGCGACGCCCAGGCCTTCACGGCCGAGATGGTGGACGCCCTGCTGTCCGACCTGGCCCTGGTCGAGGCCGGCGCGCTGGTGCTGTTCACCTCGCGCGAGCAGATGCGCCAGGCCGTGGACCTGCTGCCCACCGCCATGCGCGGCGCCGTGCTGGTGCAGAACACCCTGCCCCGCCCGCAGCTGCTGGCGCGCCACCGCGAGCGCGTGGCCGACGGCCTGCCCTCCATCATCTTCGGCATGCAGTCCTTCGGCGAGGGGCTGGACCTGCCCGGGCGCCTGTGCGAGTCGCTCTTCATCACCAAGCTGCCCTTCGCCCCGCCCGACGACCCCGTGGGCGAGGCGCGCGCCGAATGGCTGCGCGGCGCGGGGCGCGACCCGTTCAGCGAGCTCGTGGTGCCCGCCACCGCCATACGCCTGGCGCAATGGGTGGGCCGCGCGATACGCACCGAGGAAGACCGCGCCCACGTGTACTGCTACGACAAGCGCCTGGTGCGCACGGGCTACGGCCAGCGCCTGCTGGCAGGCCTGCCGCCGTTCGCGCTGCAGCGGCGCGCGGCATAG
- a CDS encoding PolC-type DNA polymerase III yields MPSPIAVIDFETTGMTPAQGARATEVAIVLMEGERVVDRFASLMKTGVWIPPFITRLTGITNAMVDAAPAAESVMREAARFVGDAPMVAHNAAFDSRFWQSELRHAGLDAPHPFACTVLLSRRIYPDAPSHSLGRLTDHLGLPRTGRAHRALADAEMAAALLARMQHELCRRFGLDWPDHALLMRLQRCARQSMGRMLLEQRQIANASG; encoded by the coding sequence ATGCCCTCCCCCATCGCCGTCATCGACTTCGAGACCACCGGCATGACCCCGGCCCAGGGCGCGCGCGCCACCGAGGTGGCCATCGTGCTCATGGAGGGCGAGCGCGTCGTGGACCGCTTTGCCAGCCTGATGAAGACGGGCGTGTGGATACCGCCCTTCATCACCCGGCTCACGGGCATCACCAACGCCATGGTGGATGCCGCGCCCGCGGCCGAGTCGGTGATGCGCGAGGCCGCGCGCTTCGTGGGCGACGCGCCCATGGTGGCGCACAACGCGGCATTCGACAGCAGGTTCTGGCAGTCCGAGCTGCGGCATGCGGGCCTGGACGCGCCCCACCCGTTCGCCTGCACGGTGCTGCTGTCGCGCCGCATCTACCCGGACGCGCCCAGCCACAGCCTGGGCCGGTTGACCGACCACCTGGGCCTGCCGCGCACGGGCCGCGCCCACCGCGCGCTGGCCGACGCCGAGATGGCCGCCGCGCTGCTCGCGCGCATGCAGCACGAGCTGTGTCGGCGCTTCGGCCTGGACTGGCCCGATCACGCGCTGCTCATGCGGCTGCAGCGCTGCGCGCGCCAGTCCATGGGCCGGATGCTGCTGGAGCAGCGCCAGATCGCCAACGCAAGCGGCTGA
- a CDS encoding C40 family peptidase, producing the protein MRSLALPALMLAAGLLAAGCGTAPHGAPRASAYPRLSSEQSSDIAIHALGLVGTPYRYGGNTPDGGFDCSGLIGYVYGSRAGVAPPRTVALLSGFGEPVDEDELRTGDLVVFGGSRPTHAGIYVGGGRFVHAPSTGGTVRLDHLQSRYWAQQHASFRRP; encoded by the coding sequence ATGCGCAGCCTCGCACTCCCCGCCCTGATGCTCGCGGCCGGCCTGCTGGCGGCCGGCTGCGGCACGGCGCCGCACGGCGCGCCGCGCGCCAGCGCCTACCCCCGCCTGTCGTCCGAGCAGTCGAGCGACATCGCCATCCACGCGCTGGGGCTGGTGGGCACGCCCTACCGCTATGGCGGCAACACGCCCGACGGCGGCTTCGACTGCAGCGGCCTGATCGGCTACGTGTACGGCAGCCGCGCCGGCGTGGCGCCGCCGCGCACGGTGGCCCTGCTGAGCGGCTTCGGCGAGCCGGTGGATGAGGACGAGCTGCGCACCGGCGACCTGGTGGTGTTCGGCGGCAGCCGGCCCACGCATGCGGGCATCTACGTGGGCGGGGGGCGCTTCGTGCACGCGCCATCGACGGGCGGCACGGTGCGGCTGGACCACCTGCAGTCGCGCTACTGGGCGCAACAGCACGCGAGCTTCAGGCGGCCCTGA